CTGTTGACCACCTCATAATTCATTCCCAGTGAATCGATTTTTTGTTGAATCAAGCCAGGGAAAGCGTCGTCTGTGTCGTCAAGACCGTAACCTGCCGTAATGCTATCACCAAAAAATAAAATCGTTCCAGAACCTTCTACCTGCGATGAATTGTTTTGGGAATCTTGTTCGGCTGTTTCTTGGTTTTGATTTGGACCATCTTGACTGCTTTGTTGCTTGCAGCCAATGAAAATTAAAAAAGCCAAAAAATAACAAAACCTTAAGTCCTTAAACCGCCCTGATCCTCGTGAAATCAGAGCTTGTGCCGTATTTTGACGATTTGATGTATAAATCATAATTATTTCATGTCTGAAGTTTTAAAGGTAAGTACGGTATCAAAAACTTATAGCAGTGGTAGCAAGGAATTAACAGTTCTTGATGACATAAGTTTTAGCGTAGAACAAGGTGAGACGTTCTCCATAGTAGGCCCATCAGGAAGTGGTAAAACTACACTGCTGGGCATTTGTGCTGGACTGGATCTACCCGATTCAGGAACGGTTACCTTGTGCGGTAAAAACTTGAATGAACTCAATCAAGACGAGAGTGCTGTACTGCGCAATAAACAAGTGGGATTTATATTTCAGAACTTTCAGTTACTGCCTACGCTGACGGCATTGGAGAATGTGAGTGTACCGCTCGAACTTCAAGGAGATTCAAAAGCTGCATCAAAAAGCAAAACCTTACTTGAAAAGGTAGGGTTAGGGGATCGCTTGAATCATTATCCATCACAATTGTCAGGAGGGGAACAGCAACGGGTAGCACTAGCCCGAGCTTTTTCAAATAGGCCATCCATTCTTTTTGCTGATGAACCTACGGGAAACCTAGATGAAGAAACTGGAGAAAAAGTCATTCAACTGTTGTTTGAATTGAACCAGCAAGCCGGAACCACTCTAGTGATCATCACGCATGACATGGAACTGGCAGAGCGCACCCAAAAGATTTTAAAGCTAAAAGGTGGACGAGTTCAAGAAATTAAGGAAACTTTGGTAAAGAATCCTACGTGATGAAGAAGTTGCGATTAAAATGGCTTTTTACTATGGCATTGCGAGATGCCAGAGCAAGCAAAACGCGTTTGTTGCTTTTCATGTCGTCTTTGGTTTTAGGAATTGCGGCTGTAGTTGTTATCCAATTATTCAGTACCAACTTAAAAGCCAATTTGAGCTTACAGTCTAAAGCACTCATGGGTGCCGATTACATTATAGATAGCGATGAGATTCCCACAGATCGAGCTCAGGAGATCATCGACTCCCTAAAACCTGATGCCAGTGAGGTGACCTTTGTTTCCATGGCTGCGTTTCCCAAGAATAGTGGAACAAAACTGGTCAAGGTAAGAGGCATGGAAGGTGATTTTCCCTTTTACGGTTCCATGGATACTCAACCTAAAGCAGCTGCAAGAAATTATCAGAAAGAGAAAACAGCCCTAGTTGATGCTACTTTGATGCTGCAATACAATATCAAAGCAGGTGATTCCATTAAAATAGGTGAACTGACACTTCCCATCGCTGGAGCGCTAACAAACATTCCTGGAGCCACCACCGTTTCAACCAGCGTAGCGCCATCTGTAATAATTCCGAAGGTTCTGATTGAGCAAACGCAACTGTTGCAATTTGGTAGTCGTAAGGAGTATCAGTATTATTTTAAGGCAGCTGACACGCTCAACCTCGACCGACTAGAAAAGGAACTGGAGCCCCAGCTCGATCTGGTGGATGCTGATCTTGATACACACACTAGCACGAGTAGAAGACTGGGCAGACGATACGATAACATTAGCAAATTTCTAAACCTGGTAGCCTTCATAGCTTTAATTCTGGGGTGTATAGGAATTGCAAGTTCCATCCAAATCTACATCAAGGAAAAACTTGCTTTAACAGCGGTATTGAAATGCTTGGGGACAAGTAGTTTACAGAGCTTTTTGATTTATTTGATTCAGGTAGCGGCGATTGGATTTTTGGGAGGTCTTTTTGGTACATTGATAGGTGTGGGTTTGCAAAGTGTCATTCCATATTTCTTGGAAGATTTTTTGCCATTTCAAGTGCAGATTTCCATTGATCCTATTTCCTTGATTGTTGGAATATTACTGGGCGTATTGATGTCAGTTTTATTTGCAGTTTTACCACTATTAAGTACTTGGTTTGTTTCTCCGCTGCGAGTATTAAGGGTTGGTAACGGGAATTTGGCCGCTCCTAAAGCTGTTCAAATCGCGATTTATATCGTGATTGTTGCTACATTATTTCTCATATCTTATTGGTTGCTAGACGATTTTATTTATGCCTTGTCTTTTATTGGAGGTACCGCCGTAACTTTTATTGTTCTTGCCGGTGTGGGATTATTGTTGATGAGAATCATACGCAAAAAATTTCCTAGAAACTGGGGCTATCCCAGCCGGCAGGCGTTGATGAATCTGTTCAGACCTAATAATCAGACATTGGTGTTGATTACATCGATAGGTTTGGGAGCTTTTTTAGTAAGCACATTGTTTTTCACGCGCGATTTGCTCCTCCAGAAAACTGATGTGGAACAATCTGCCAGTAATCCTAATCTGATCATTTTAGACGTTCAAACAGATCAGCGTACAGAACTTAAGTCCATTATGAAACAGAACGGGATTCCCGTGCTGGATGACATTCCCATCGTTACCATGCGCATGAGCAAAATCAATTCTCGCTCAGTAGATGAGATCGAGCGCGACACTACCAGAGAGGTGAGAAGCTGGGTTCTGAATCATGAGTTTAGAACCACGTACAGAAGTGAACTCACTGCATCTGAAAATATCTTAGAAGGGAGCTGGCAACCTAGAAGCGATGCTACTGAAACCATCCCTATTTCTATATCAGAAAACGTGGCTCGTGACGCATTGCTGGAAATAGGTGACCGAGTGACCTTTAATGTTCAGGGAGTTTTGATGCCTACTCAAATAACCAGTATCCGTTCTGTGGACTGGTCTCAATTGCAACCCAATTTCAATATTTTATTTCCCGTGGGAGTTCTGGAAAATGCTCCCCAATTCAATGTAGTGACTACTGCGGTGGCAGATGAAGCCGCCTCAGCACGATTACAGAGTGCGCTGGTATCTAGATTTCCCAATCTTACCATTATTGACCTACGACAGGCATTTATCCTCATAAAAGATATATTGGAAAAAGTCTCTTGGGTCATTAATTTCATGGCGCTGTTCAGCATGCTTACAGGGATTATTGTATTGATAGGTTCTGTGCGTACCAGTAAATACCAGCGTATTAAGGAGAGTGTTCTTTTACGCACGATAGGAGCTCGTGATCGCCAAATTCTAAAAATCTCAGCTTTAGAATACGTTTTCTTGGGTCTTTTGGGAAGTTTAGTAGG
This genomic interval from Nonlabens spongiae contains the following:
- a CDS encoding ABC transporter ATP-binding protein, coding for MSEVLKVSTVSKTYSSGSKELTVLDDISFSVEQGETFSIVGPSGSGKTTLLGICAGLDLPDSGTVTLCGKNLNELNQDESAVLRNKQVGFIFQNFQLLPTLTALENVSVPLELQGDSKAASKSKTLLEKVGLGDRLNHYPSQLSGGEQQRVALARAFSNRPSILFADEPTGNLDEETGEKVIQLLFELNQQAGTTLVIITHDMELAERTQKILKLKGGRVQEIKETLVKNPT
- a CDS encoding ABC transporter permease, giving the protein MALRDARASKTRLLLFMSSLVLGIAAVVVIQLFSTNLKANLSLQSKALMGADYIIDSDEIPTDRAQEIIDSLKPDASEVTFVSMAAFPKNSGTKLVKVRGMEGDFPFYGSMDTQPKAAARNYQKEKTALVDATLMLQYNIKAGDSIKIGELTLPIAGALTNIPGATTVSTSVAPSVIIPKVLIEQTQLLQFGSRKEYQYYFKAADTLNLDRLEKELEPQLDLVDADLDTHTSTSRRLGRRYDNISKFLNLVAFIALILGCIGIASSIQIYIKEKLALTAVLKCLGTSSLQSFLIYLIQVAAIGFLGGLFGTLIGVGLQSVIPYFLEDFLPFQVQISIDPISLIVGILLGVLMSVLFAVLPLLSTWFVSPLRVLRVGNGNLAAPKAVQIAIYIVIVATLFLISYWLLDDFIYALSFIGGTAVTFIVLAGVGLLLMRIIRKKFPRNWGYPSRQALMNLFRPNNQTLVLITSIGLGAFLVSTLFFTRDLLLQKTDVEQSASNPNLIILDVQTDQRTELKSIMKQNGIPVLDDIPIVTMRMSKINSRSVDEIERDTTREVRSWVLNHEFRTTYRSELTASENILEGSWQPRSDATETIPISISENVARDALLEIGDRVTFNVQGVLMPTQITSIRSVDWSQLQPNFNILFPVGVLENAPQFNVVTTAVADEAASARLQSALVSRFPNLTIIDLRQAFILIKDILEKVSWVINFMALFSMLTGIIVLIGSVRTSKYQRIKESVLLRTIGARDRQILKISALEYVFLGLLGSLVGVLLAVVATLGLALFVFQEAFVPSWIPFLIIVPGITLIVVIIGLSNIREVLGSSPLEVLRKTN